Proteins encoded in a region of the Cupriavidus pauculus genome:
- a CDS encoding amidase — translation MTTDATLVSRSAVELRRMIGSKEISPVELLDACIARIEAVNPFLNAVTATCFDRAREEARAAERAVLAGAPLGLLHGLPLGVKDLEATAGLLTTYGSPLYRDNVPAEDNVLVARLRAAGAIVAGKTNIPEMGAGANSRNDVWGATGNPFDPRLNAGGSSGGSAAALAADLLPVCTGSDTGGSLRIPAAKCGVVGFRPSPGVVPSSRKLLGWTPISVVGPMGRTVADACLQLAASAGVSASDPLTYALDPMSFLVPMPMDLGRLRVGYTEDFGCCDVDNDIRRVFREKIAAMRHLFRSCDEVSVDLGDAHRCFDVLRAESFVASTREAYERDPSTLGPNTRANYEIGARMSLVDSSWAQSEQTRILQRFQQLYRDYDVILSPTTPVSPFPWTSLYAETINGVRQENYYRWLAPTYVVTLTTHPALSLPCGLDHAGMPFGLQIVGGFRQDRETLGIAHAMEQAFATSPALRRPLPDLAKLGPVEPSLTSIVTAPPVLDARVGQGVSASAV, via the coding sequence ATGACTACGGATGCCACGCTGGTATCGCGCTCGGCCGTCGAACTGCGCCGGATGATCGGCAGCAAGGAGATCTCGCCGGTCGAACTGCTCGACGCCTGCATTGCACGCATCGAGGCCGTGAACCCGTTCCTGAACGCGGTGACGGCCACGTGCTTCGATCGCGCGCGGGAAGAAGCGCGGGCCGCCGAGCGCGCGGTGCTTGCGGGCGCGCCGCTGGGCCTGCTGCACGGGCTGCCGCTTGGCGTGAAGGATCTGGAGGCGACGGCCGGCCTGCTGACGACGTATGGCTCGCCGCTGTATCGCGACAACGTGCCCGCCGAGGACAACGTGCTGGTCGCGCGCCTGCGCGCGGCCGGTGCCATCGTAGCCGGCAAGACCAATATCCCCGAGATGGGCGCCGGCGCGAACTCGCGCAATGACGTCTGGGGCGCCACGGGCAACCCGTTCGACCCGCGCCTCAATGCGGGCGGGTCGTCGGGCGGTTCCGCCGCGGCGCTCGCTGCCGATCTGCTGCCCGTGTGCACGGGTTCGGATACCGGCGGTTCGCTGCGCATTCCGGCGGCCAAGTGCGGCGTGGTCGGTTTTCGTCCGTCGCCGGGCGTGGTGCCGAGCTCGCGCAAGCTGCTCGGCTGGACGCCGATCTCGGTGGTCGGCCCGATGGGCCGCACCGTGGCCGACGCGTGCCTGCAACTGGCCGCTTCGGCGGGCGTGTCCGCGTCCGATCCGCTCACGTACGCGCTCGACCCGATGTCGTTCCTCGTCCCGATGCCGATGGATCTGGGCCGCCTGCGCGTGGGCTACACCGAGGACTTCGGCTGCTGCGACGTCGATAACGACATCCGCCGCGTGTTCCGCGAGAAGATCGCCGCGATGCGACACCTGTTCCGCAGCTGCGACGAGGTGAGCGTGGACCTTGGGGACGCGCACAGGTGTTTCGACGTGCTGCGCGCGGAGAGCTTCGTCGCGAGCACGCGCGAAGCCTACGAGCGCGATCCGTCGACGCTCGGTCCCAACACGCGGGCCAACTACGAGATTGGCGCGCGCATGTCGCTCGTGGACAGTTCCTGGGCGCAGAGCGAGCAGACGCGCATCCTTCAGCGCTTCCAGCAGCTCTATCGCGACTACGACGTGATTCTGTCGCCGACCACGCCGGTCTCGCCGTTCCCGTGGACGTCGTTGTATGCGGAGACGATCAACGGCGTGCGTCAGGAGAACTATTACCGCTGGCTCGCGCCGACGTATGTGGTGACGCTGACCACCCACCCGGCGCTGTCGCTGCCTTGCGGGCTCGATCACGCCGGCATGCCGTTCGGCCTGCAGATCGTCGGCGGTTTCCGCCAGGATCGCGAGACGCTCGGCATCGCGCACGCGATGGAACAGGCGTTTGCCACGTCGCCCGCGCTGCGGCGTCCGCTGCCGGACCTCGCGAAGCTCGGGCCCGTGGAGCCGTCGCTCACGTCGATCGTCACGGCACCGCCCGTGCTCGATGCGCGCGTGGGGCAGGGCGTTAGTGCCTCGGCGGTTTAA
- a CDS encoding ABC transporter ATP-binding protein, with the protein MTAPLLSLRGVSRHYRTHAGTVRALDRVSLDVRRGETLGLVGESGCGKSTIARVVMRLTPADEGEVLLDGEDIAQRTGRERIQMVFQDPAASLNPRVTIGRALEEPLIVHRRGNANERRALVHDMLDRVGLRTDMATRLPHELSGGQRQRVAIARALMLSPDLIVCDEAVSALDVSIRAQVLNLLLDLRASLGIAYLFISHDLSVVRHMSDRIAVMYLGQIVESGPRDAVWETPRHPYTRALMAAAPVVRTGAHPQPRIETRPVIEGELPSPLAPPSGCRFHPRCPLAVQRCREEAPVLREVVFHNDAATHRVACHLAD; encoded by the coding sequence ATGACCGCCCCCCTTCTCTCCCTGCGTGGCGTTTCCCGCCACTACCGTACTCACGCCGGCACCGTACGCGCGCTGGACCGCGTCTCGCTCGACGTCCGGCGCGGCGAGACGCTCGGTCTCGTGGGCGAAAGCGGCTGCGGCAAATCGACCATCGCGCGCGTCGTCATGCGGCTGACGCCCGCCGACGAAGGCGAGGTGCTGCTCGATGGCGAAGACATCGCGCAACGAACAGGCCGCGAGCGCATCCAGATGGTGTTCCAGGACCCCGCCGCCTCGCTGAACCCGCGCGTGACCATCGGCCGCGCGCTCGAGGAACCGCTGATCGTGCACCGGCGCGGCAACGCGAACGAACGGCGCGCGCTCGTGCACGACATGCTCGACCGTGTGGGCCTGCGCACAGACATGGCCACGCGATTGCCCCACGAGCTGTCGGGCGGCCAGCGCCAGCGCGTCGCCATCGCGCGTGCGCTGATGCTGTCGCCGGACCTCATCGTCTGCGACGAAGCCGTCTCCGCGCTCGACGTCTCCATTCGCGCGCAGGTGCTGAACCTGCTGCTCGACCTGCGCGCGTCGCTCGGTATCGCCTATCTGTTCATCTCGCACGATCTGTCGGTCGTGCGGCATATGTCGGACCGCATCGCGGTGATGTATCTGGGGCAGATCGTCGAGTCCGGTCCGCGCGACGCGGTATGGGAGACGCCACGGCACCCCTACACGCGCGCGTTGATGGCGGCCGCGCCCGTGGTCCGTACGGGCGCACACCCGCAACCGCGCATCGAGACACGCCCGGTCATCGAAGGCGAACTGCCGAGCCCGCTCGCGCCGCCATCAGGGTGCCGCTTCCATCCACGCTGCCCGCTCGCGGTGCAACGCTGCCGCGAGGAGGCGCCGGTCCTGCGCGAAGTCGTCTTCCACAACGACGCGGCAACGCACCGGGTCGCCTGCCATCTCGCGGACTAG
- a CDS encoding ABC transporter substrate-binding protein — MDRRDFLASTALLSLGLPFSAEAFAQAATSSVKPVRGGTLNVAVSPEPTLLTSAFITTMNIGQVSSKVLEGLVAYDLNLQPVPALATSWETSADGLTTTFHLRKGVKWHDGKDFTAADVRYTLLEVWKTLHPFGRAAFANVTAVDTPDPHTVIIRLSSPAPYLINYINTYGAQVLPKHLYEGKDVLSNPVNNAPVGTGPFVFREWVKGSHVRLERNPNYWQKDQPYLDGVVFKFIPDAAARTVALEAGELDVALGSSIPLSNLTRFQDKQRYRINLDDGRYLATIFLTQFNVRKPYFADKRVRQAFAHAIDRNALLKVVFLGYGKPATGPVPSSVVNYYSPETRQYPFDVNKAKALLDEAGLKPGADGKRLRITLDYDGGGGVTASRPAEFIKQSLARVGVDVELRAGDTATYLRRVFTDQDYDLMISSLHRLPDPTLGVQRLFWTRNIIKGAPWTNGSGYSNPELDRVMEAAGREADVARRKALIKTWQQIVQDDVPVLDLVEQTWVTVSSARFHKTTPQGDGLFASYADAWLAPKA; from the coding sequence ATGGATCGCCGCGATTTTCTAGCCAGTACCGCCCTGCTCTCCCTTGGCCTGCCGTTCTCGGCCGAAGCGTTCGCGCAAGCCGCGACATCCAGCGTCAAGCCCGTTCGCGGCGGCACGCTCAACGTCGCGGTATCGCCCGAGCCCACGCTGCTCACGTCGGCGTTCATCACGACGATGAACATCGGCCAGGTCTCGAGCAAGGTACTCGAAGGCCTCGTTGCGTACGACCTGAACCTGCAGCCGGTGCCCGCACTGGCCACGTCGTGGGAGACCTCGGCCGATGGCCTCACCACCACGTTCCATCTGCGCAAGGGCGTCAAATGGCACGACGGCAAGGATTTCACCGCCGCGGACGTTCGCTACACGCTGCTGGAAGTCTGGAAGACGCTGCATCCGTTCGGCCGCGCGGCCTTTGCCAACGTGACCGCCGTGGACACGCCCGATCCGCATACGGTCATCATCCGGCTGTCGTCGCCGGCGCCCTACCTGATCAACTACATCAACACGTATGGTGCGCAGGTCCTGCCGAAGCATCTGTACGAAGGCAAGGACGTGCTCAGCAATCCGGTCAACAATGCGCCGGTCGGCACGGGCCCGTTCGTGTTCAGGGAGTGGGTCAAGGGCAGCCATGTGAGGCTCGAGCGCAATCCGAACTACTGGCAGAAGGACCAGCCTTACCTCGACGGCGTCGTGTTCAAGTTCATCCCCGATGCGGCCGCGCGCACGGTGGCACTCGAAGCGGGCGAGCTCGATGTCGCGCTCGGCTCGAGCATTCCGCTGTCGAATCTCACACGCTTTCAGGACAAGCAGCGCTATCGCATCAATCTCGACGATGGCCGCTACCTCGCCACGATCTTCCTCACGCAGTTCAACGTGCGCAAGCCTTACTTCGCGGACAAGCGCGTACGGCAGGCGTTCGCCCACGCGATCGACCGCAACGCGCTGCTCAAGGTGGTGTTCCTCGGCTATGGCAAGCCCGCGACCGGGCCGGTGCCGTCGTCGGTGGTCAACTACTACTCGCCTGAGACCAGACAATATCCGTTCGACGTGAACAAGGCCAAGGCGCTGCTCGACGAAGCCGGGCTCAAGCCCGGCGCCGATGGCAAGCGCCTGCGCATCACGCTCGACTACGACGGCGGTGGCGGCGTCACCGCGAGCCGCCCCGCCGAGTTCATCAAGCAATCGCTGGCGCGCGTGGGGGTCGACGTCGAGTTGCGCGCCGGCGATACGGCGACCTATCTGCGCCGCGTGTTCACCGATCAGGATTACGACCTGATGATCTCGAGCCTCCATCGCCTGCCCGATCCCACGCTCGGCGTGCAGCGGCTGTTCTGGACCCGGAACATCATCAAGGGCGCGCCGTGGACCAATGGGTCCGGCTATTCGAACCCCGAGCTCGATCGCGTGATGGAAGCCGCGGGCCGCGAAGCGGACGTCGCCAGGCGCAAGGCGCTGATCAAGACATGGCAGCAAATCGTCCAGGACGACGTGCCGGTGCTGGATCTCGTCGAGCAGACGTGGGTCACGGTGTCGAGCGCGCGTTTCCACAAGACCACGCCGCAGGGCGATGGCCTGTTCGCGTCGTACGCGGACGCCTGGCTCGCGCCGAAGGCCTGA
- a CDS encoding ABC transporter ATP-binding protein encodes MPLLDVRGLRTTFDTATGTVTAVRDVSLTIERGETLALVGESGSGKSVTACSLLRLLPRRGARVSAGEAWFDGIDLLALDDAGMRAVRGDRIAMIFQEPMSALNPVMRIGDQIVEAIRLHRRVSHAAAEARAIALLEQVRMPSPRERARDFPHQLSGGMRQRAMIAIALAGEPDLLIADEPTTALDVTTQAQILALLKRLQRETGMALLLITHDLGVVAETADRAAVMYAGRIVEQGRVDALLARPAHPYTAGLLASQAIDALAPGSRLPEIPGTVPPLSAMPPGCAFAPRCAHARPQCTQAAPALVAHGAGQLACHAPLVSSRDAAERPAPHGDASGWHPPAPATFGTPHAHVEVAA; translated from the coding sequence ATGCCATTGCTCGACGTGCGCGGCCTGCGCACCACCTTCGATACCGCTACTGGCACCGTCACCGCCGTGCGCGACGTCTCGCTGACCATCGAGCGCGGCGAGACGCTCGCGCTCGTCGGCGAAAGCGGCTCGGGAAAATCGGTGACGGCCTGCTCGCTGCTGCGGCTGCTGCCGCGCCGTGGCGCGCGCGTGAGCGCGGGCGAGGCGTGGTTCGACGGCATCGATCTGCTTGCGCTCGACGATGCCGGCATGCGCGCGGTCCGTGGCGACCGGATTGCCATGATCTTTCAGGAGCCGATGTCCGCGCTCAATCCGGTCATGCGCATCGGCGACCAGATCGTCGAGGCCATTCGGCTGCATCGCCGGGTGAGCCATGCCGCGGCCGAGGCGCGCGCGATCGCGCTGCTCGAGCAGGTGCGCATGCCGTCGCCGCGCGAGCGCGCGCGGGACTTTCCGCATCAGCTGTCGGGCGGCATGCGCCAGCGCGCGATGATCGCCATCGCGCTGGCGGGCGAGCCCGATCTGCTGATTGCCGATGAACCGACCACCGCGCTCGACGTGACCACGCAGGCGCAGATCCTCGCGTTGCTCAAGCGGCTGCAGCGCGAGACGGGCATGGCGCTGCTGCTGATCACGCACGATCTCGGCGTGGTCGCGGAGACGGCCGATCGGGCCGCCGTCATGTATGCGGGACGCATCGTGGAACAGGGCCGCGTGGACGCCCTGCTCGCCCGCCCCGCGCATCCGTACACGGCGGGGCTGCTCGCCTCGCAGGCCATCGATGCGCTGGCGCCCGGCAGCCGCCTGCCCGAGATTCCGGGCACCGTGCCGCCGTTGTCGGCCATGCCGCCGGGATGCGCGTTCGCCCCGCGCTGCGCGCATGCGCGGCCGCAGTGCACGCAGGCGGCCCCGGCGCTTGTCGCGCATGGCGCGGGCCAGCTGGCCTGCCACGCGCCGCTCGTCTCGAGTCGCGACGCGGCGGAGCGACCCGCGCCGCACGGGGACGCATCGGGATGGCACCCGCCCGCGCCAGCCACCTTCGGCACGCCCCACGCACACGTGGAGGTCGCCGCATGA
- a CDS encoding Bug family tripartite tricarboxylate transporter substrate binding protein, protein MTRTPMISGGFVLAARVAVACGAALIAGSALAQAYPSKPIQLVIPFPPGGATDVIGRLVGKKLGEKLGQSVVIDNRPGAGTIVGAGFAAKAAPDGYTLFLSSGTTFTVNPAIHPKLPYDPVKSFEPIGLTGRTGLILLANRDVPVNDLKQLVASAKAAPGKYSYGTFGAGTTAQFAGEMLFNLAGIKLLHVPYKGSAPAMTDLIGGQIPFTIDTVAAAIPQVRGGKVKAIAVTTAKRSQLLPNVPTVAEAGYPGMDADTWLALVAPRGLPADVKKKLEGALAAAMADADTRKQLLDAGFEPSYADGAAVSALIARELPLMRATAQRANITAD, encoded by the coding sequence ATGACTCGTACCCCCATGATTTCTGGCGGCTTCGTCCTTGCCGCGCGTGTGGCCGTCGCATGCGGCGCCGCGCTGATCGCCGGCAGCGCGCTGGCGCAGGCATATCCGTCGAAGCCGATCCAGCTGGTGATTCCGTTCCCGCCCGGCGGCGCGACCGACGTGATCGGCCGCCTCGTCGGCAAGAAGCTCGGCGAGAAGCTCGGCCAGTCCGTGGTCATCGACAACCGTCCCGGCGCGGGCACGATCGTCGGCGCGGGCTTCGCGGCCAAGGCAGCGCCCGATGGCTATACGCTGTTCCTGAGCTCGGGCACCACGTTCACGGTGAACCCCGCCATTCATCCGAAGCTGCCGTACGACCCGGTGAAGAGCTTCGAGCCGATCGGCCTGACGGGCCGCACGGGCCTGATCCTGCTGGCGAATCGCGACGTGCCCGTCAACGATCTCAAGCAACTGGTCGCGTCGGCGAAGGCCGCGCCGGGCAAGTATTCGTATGGCACGTTCGGTGCCGGCACCACCGCGCAGTTCGCGGGAGAAATGTTGTTCAACCTCGCGGGTATCAAGCTGTTGCACGTGCCCTACAAGGGCAGCGCGCCCGCGATGACCGACCTGATCGGCGGCCAGATTCCGTTCACGATCGACACGGTCGCGGCCGCGATTCCGCAGGTGCGCGGCGGCAAGGTCAAGGCGATTGCCGTGACCACGGCCAAGCGTTCGCAGCTGCTGCCGAACGTGCCGACGGTGGCCGAGGCCGGATACCCGGGCATGGATGCCGATACGTGGCTCGCGCTCGTCGCGCCGCGTGGCCTGCCCGCCGACGTGAAGAAGAAGCTCGAGGGCGCGCTGGCGGCCGCGATGGCCGATGCCGATACGCGCAAGCAGCTGCTCGACGCGGGCTTCGAGCCGTCGTATGCGGACGGTGCCGCCGTGTCCGCGCTGATCGCGCGCGAGCTGCCGCTGATGCGCGCGACCGCGCAGCGTGCGAACATCACCGCCGATTAA
- a CDS encoding D-serine ammonia-lyase, with the protein MTTETISPEPMLLEDLRAARPLLWTNPARSDAAEVKTVVDGRAISLADSQAAQDRFLRFAPLLAQLFPELRETGGRIESGLHRVSAMQRALGIEPAQGALWVKADHGLPVAGSIKARGGIHEVLEFAESLALKNGLVTRQSDYTVLGQAPARELFARYEVAVGSTGNLGLSIGVMAAALGFRATVHMSADAKEWKKARLRARGVNVVEHEGDYAEAVAAGRRQAEQDPYCYFVDDERSLSLMLGYSAAALHLRDQFDAAGIVVDAAHPLFVYLPCGVGGAPAGIAFGLRQIYGPHVHAFFAEPTQSPCFFVEMLSPGKSVYDYGLDNRTEADGLAVPRASELAAEAMTPMLAGGYTVADDTLFLDLHRLRVSEGMHVEPSAAAGFSGPDMLLHSAAGRKWLRETGLGDALPNATHLVWTTGGLFVPPEAYAAFAERGAAIAVRANDDIPPRAPE; encoded by the coding sequence ATGACAACAGAGACAATTTCGCCAGAACCCATGCTGCTGGAGGATCTGCGCGCGGCGCGGCCCCTGCTGTGGACCAATCCCGCGCGCAGCGATGCCGCCGAGGTCAAGACCGTCGTGGACGGGCGTGCCATTAGTCTAGCTGATTCCCAGGCGGCTCAGGACCGCTTCCTGCGCTTTGCGCCGCTGCTCGCGCAGCTGTTTCCGGAACTGCGGGAAACCGGCGGCCGCATCGAGTCGGGCCTGCACCGCGTGTCCGCGATGCAGCGCGCGCTCGGCATCGAGCCCGCGCAGGGCGCGCTGTGGGTCAAGGCCGATCATGGCCTGCCGGTGGCCGGTTCGATCAAGGCGCGCGGTGGCATTCACGAGGTGCTCGAGTTCGCCGAGTCGCTCGCGCTCAAGAACGGGCTGGTGACGCGCCAGAGCGACTACACCGTCCTGGGGCAGGCTCCCGCCCGCGAACTGTTCGCGCGCTATGAAGTGGCCGTGGGTTCCACCGGCAATCTCGGCCTGAGCATCGGCGTGATGGCCGCCGCGCTGGGCTTCCGCGCCACGGTGCATATGTCGGCGGACGCCAAGGAATGGAAGAAGGCGCGTCTGCGTGCGCGCGGCGTCAACGTGGTCGAGCATGAAGGGGATTACGCCGAGGCCGTGGCCGCCGGGCGCCGCCAGGCCGAGCAGGACCCGTATTGCTACTTCGTCGATGACGAGCGTTCGCTGTCGCTGATGCTCGGCTATAGCGCCGCCGCCTTGCATCTGCGCGACCAGTTCGACGCGGCGGGGATCGTCGTCGATGCCGCGCATCCGCTGTTCGTGTACCTGCCCTGCGGCGTCGGTGGCGCGCCGGCCGGTATCGCATTCGGCCTGCGTCAGATCTACGGCCCCCACGTGCATGCGTTCTTCGCCGAGCCCACGCAGTCGCCATGCTTCTTCGTGGAGATGCTGTCGCCGGGCAAGTCCGTGTACGACTACGGCCTCGACAACCGCACCGAGGCCGACGGCCTTGCGGTGCCGCGCGCGTCCGAACTCGCGGCCGAGGCCATGACGCCGATGCTTGCGGGAGGCTACACGGTGGCCGACGACACCCTGTTCCTCGATCTGCATCGCCTGCGCGTGAGCGAAGGCATGCACGTCGAACCGTCGGCGGCGGCCGGTTTCAGCGGCCCGGACATGTTGCTGCACAGCGCGGCGGGCCGGAAATGGCTGCGGGAAACGGGCCTTGGCGACGCGTTGCCGAACGCGACGCATCTGGTATGGACCACCGGCGGACTGTTCGTGCCGCCCGAGGCCTATGCCGCCTTTGCCGAACGCGGCGCCGCCATCGCGGTGCGCGCGAATGACGATATCCCGCCGCGGGCACCCGAATAA
- a CDS encoding porin, producing MKTVIRPVVAACALCALGAAQGALAQSSVTLYGILDGSVEAVTHSPGGNGGTAVRVASDNMSSNRWGLRGVEDLGGGMRALFTLESGFTIDNGLSAQGNRLFGRMAYVGLQNQFGAVTLGRQQTAIYDLFAAFDPYGVPARYSLVSVDAAFNGRADNMVKYTGKFGGLTAIGYYSFGRNNDGEVPGSPETSRDVGGGLGYNIGNLQLGLAYDQYQGNTEATRQRNAKRFAAGANYTFGQLKLFGGYRWLQDQGADSPTATGLRTNLYWLGATYNITGAIQLLGGVYYTDQRHGNQDPWLAIVGADYSFSKRTDVYTKVAFARNRGNSSIGVGGVGTAVPDENQTAVTIGVRHRF from the coding sequence ATGAAAACCGTCATCCGGCCCGTGGTGGCTGCCTGCGCCCTGTGCGCCCTCGGCGCGGCGCAAGGCGCGCTTGCGCAATCGAGCGTGACGCTCTACGGCATTCTCGATGGCAGCGTGGAGGCGGTTACGCATTCGCCCGGCGGCAACGGCGGCACGGCCGTGCGCGTGGCCTCGGACAATATGTCGTCCAATCGGTGGGGCCTGCGGGGCGTGGAAGATCTCGGCGGGGGCATGCGCGCGCTGTTCACGCTCGAGAGCGGCTTCACCATCGACAATGGCCTGTCCGCGCAGGGCAACCGGCTGTTCGGCCGGATGGCATACGTCGGCCTGCAGAACCAGTTCGGTGCCGTCACGCTCGGCCGGCAGCAGACCGCGATCTACGATCTGTTCGCGGCATTCGATCCGTACGGCGTCCCCGCGCGCTATTCGCTGGTGTCGGTGGATGCCGCGTTCAACGGCCGCGCCGACAATATGGTCAAGTACACCGGCAAGTTCGGCGGACTCACGGCGATCGGCTACTACAGCTTCGGCCGCAACAACGACGGCGAAGTCCCGGGCTCGCCCGAGACGTCGCGCGACGTCGGCGGCGGGCTGGGCTACAACATCGGCAATCTGCAGCTCGGCCTGGCCTACGACCAGTACCAGGGCAATACCGAGGCCACGCGTCAGCGCAATGCCAAGCGGTTTGCGGCCGGGGCCAACTATACGTTCGGGCAGCTCAAGCTGTTTGGCGGCTATCGCTGGCTGCAGGACCAGGGCGCCGACAGCCCGACCGCGACGGGCCTGCGCACCAACCTGTACTGGCTGGGCGCGACGTACAACATCACCGGGGCGATCCAGCTGCTGGGCGGCGTGTATTACACCGATCAGCGCCATGGAAATCAGGATCCGTGGCTGGCGATCGTCGGTGCCGACTATTCGTTCTCCAAGCGCACCGACGTCTATACGAAAGTTGCCTTCGCGCGGAACCGTGGCAACTCGTCGATCGGCGTCGGCGGTGTGGGAACCGCGGTGCCGGACGAAAACCAGACCGCCGTCACCATCGGCGTGCGGCATCGATTCTGA
- a CDS encoding ABC transporter permease, translating into MRPRVLVFLRRRLLQVVPVVIGIALLNFLILQLAPGDVVDVLAGEAGAATPETMAQLRASFGLDQPVWLQLLHYLGNVATLDLGFSYRQNLPVFDLILQRLPATLLLMALAMTLALALGIAFGVISAVWVHRWPDRLISMTALVAYAMPTFWLGLMAIVLFSARLGWLPSGGMADVGANHRGVAYVLDVARHAIMPTCTLATFYLAVYARLVRTAMLELDGADFVRTARAKGAGEVRVTLAHALRNALLPLVTMAGYQVGSLLSGAVLVESVFSWPGLGRLAFESVLARDFNLLLGILLLSSLLVTVVNILVDLLYAAIDPRVSIAHAGGRA; encoded by the coding sequence ATGCGACCGCGCGTGCTCGTCTTCCTGCGCCGGCGGTTGCTGCAGGTGGTGCCGGTCGTCATCGGCATCGCGCTGCTCAACTTCCTCATCCTGCAGCTTGCGCCTGGCGATGTCGTGGACGTGCTCGCGGGCGAGGCCGGCGCGGCAACGCCCGAGACCATGGCGCAACTGCGCGCGAGCTTCGGCCTGGACCAGCCGGTCTGGCTACAGCTCTTGCACTACCTCGGCAACGTGGCGACGCTCGATCTCGGCTTCTCGTACCGGCAGAACCTGCCCGTATTCGACCTGATCCTGCAGCGGCTGCCCGCCACGCTGCTGCTGATGGCGCTGGCGATGACGCTGGCCCTCGCGCTCGGCATCGCCTTCGGCGTGATCAGCGCGGTATGGGTCCATCGCTGGCCCGACCGGCTGATCTCGATGACCGCGCTCGTCGCCTATGCGATGCCGACGTTCTGGCTCGGCCTGATGGCCATCGTGCTGTTCTCCGCGCGGCTCGGCTGGCTGCCGTCTGGCGGCATGGCCGATGTCGGCGCGAACCATCGCGGCGTCGCCTACGTGCTCGATGTGGCGCGCCACGCGATCATGCCCACCTGCACGCTCGCGACGTTCTACCTCGCGGTCTACGCGCGGCTCGTGCGCACCGCCATGCTCGAGCTCGACGGCGCGGACTTCGTGCGCACGGCACGGGCCAAAGGCGCGGGCGAAGTGCGCGTGACGCTGGCTCATGCGTTGCGCAACGCGCTGCTGCCGCTCGTGACGATGGCGGGCTATCAGGTCGGTTCGCTGCTGAGCGGCGCGGTGCTCGTCGAGTCGGTCTTCAGCTGGCCCGGCCTCGGCCGGCTGGCCTTCGAATCCGTGCTCGCGCGCGACTTCAACCTGTTGCTCGGCATTCTGCTGCTGAGCTCGCTGCTCGTGACCGTCGTCAATATTCTGGTGGACCTGCTTTACGCGGCGATCGACCCGCGCGTGTCGATCGCCCATGCCGGAGGCCGTGCATGA
- a CDS encoding ABC transporter permease encodes MSTVAHPLPTRRRGLPGLRFARRHPTLSVGVLLLAAIVLLAAFGPLIFPGDPWEMAGSPMLWPGDDPAHPLGTDFMGRDLATGLASGARVSLLIGLVSTALSATLGIAVGAIGGYFRGPVDTALMRLTELFQTVPKFVLAVVLVAIFKPSVTTVVLAIGVVSWPSTARLVRAEFLSLREREFVLAAETIGMSHARIIVTQILPNALPPVIAMATLTVATAIQTEASLSFLGLGDPNVMSWGTIIGSGREQVADAWYICALPGLAIVLTVLAFNLVGEGLNDALNPHLRQRSSAT; translated from the coding sequence ATGAGTACCGTTGCGCATCCGTTACCCACCCGCCGCCGCGGGCTGCCGGGCCTGCGCTTCGCGCGGCGGCATCCCACGCTGTCCGTCGGCGTGCTGCTGCTCGCGGCCATCGTGCTGCTTGCCGCGTTCGGCCCGCTGATCTTTCCGGGCGACCCCTGGGAGATGGCCGGATCGCCGATGCTCTGGCCCGGCGACGATCCCGCGCATCCGCTCGGTACCGACTTCATGGGCCGCGACCTGGCCACGGGGCTTGCGTCGGGCGCGCGCGTCTCGCTGCTGATCGGGCTCGTGAGCACCGCGCTGTCCGCCACGCTCGGCATTGCCGTCGGCGCGATCGGCGGGTACTTCCGCGGGCCTGTCGATACCGCGCTGATGCGGCTGACCGAACTGTTCCAGACGGTGCCCAAGTTCGTACTGGCCGTGGTGCTCGTCGCGATCTTCAAACCCTCGGTCACGACCGTGGTGCTCGCGATCGGCGTGGTCTCGTGGCCATCCACGGCGCGGCTCGTGCGCGCGGAGTTCCTGTCGCTGCGCGAGCGCGAGTTCGTGCTGGCGGCGGAGACGATCGGCATGAGCCACGCGCGCATCATCGTCACGCAGATCCTGCCCAATGCGTTGCCGCCCGTGATCGCGATGGCCACGCTGACCGTCGCCACCGCGATCCAGACCGAGGCCTCGCTGTCGTTCCTCGGTCTTGGGGATCCGAACGTCATGAGCTGGGGCACGATCATCGGCAGCGGGCGCGAACAGGTGGCCGACGCGTGGTACATCTGCGCGCTGCCGGGGCTTGCGATCGTGCTGACCGTGCTCGCGTTCAACCTCGTTGGCGAAGGGCTCAACGACGCGCTCAATCCGCATCTTCGGCAACGTTCTTCGGCAACGTAA